The following proteins are encoded in a genomic region of Arachis ipaensis cultivar K30076 chromosome B02, Araip1.1, whole genome shotgun sequence:
- the LOC110269184 gene encoding uncharacterized protein LOC110269184, whose translation MNTILYGGASPATAHPPNDDGAFSAALFQRFQLRLRHACNNNYLRQPILHCLIRSTPPHEGHPCLLEAWTGLLQFSCRLQFYKHSQTGVIGIESCFTFGVRRPSCTPQPALKET comes from the exons ATGAACACCATCCTCTACGGCGGTGCATCCCCAGCGACGGCACACCCTCCCAACGACGACGGTGCATTCTCAGCGGCTCTCTTCCAGAGGTTTCAGTTGCGTCTCCGCCATGCATGCAACAACAACTATCTGCGTCAACCAATTCTCCATTGTCTGATACGCTCAACGCCGCCACATGAAGGCCATCCCTGCTTGCTGGAGGCGTGGACAGGTCTCCTTCAGTTCAGTTGCCGGCTTCAGTTCTACAAGCATTCTCAAACGGGTGTAATAG GAATTGAAAGCTGCTTTACTTTTGGCGTTAGACGACCATCCTGTACGCCGCAACCAGCCCTGAAAGAAACTTAA
- the LOC107625041 gene encoding uncharacterized protein LOC107625041 isoform X1: protein MVSLSTWVRYFAHKLEYSVSLSWKNYKGGHITDREVGDVVWKNFFQGKLTYTHWNKGEEMAPTIAGKAATLLVRKLPNPDPTHVFVGDVVVMKDPQKPDNYLVRRLMAVEGYEMVSTDEKEEPFVLDKDQCWVVADNEKLKAKQEANDSRTFGPVQMTDIVGRVIYCLRSAVDHGRVHNSHFGMRKDLPVLEVELDVDEMAKSHKA from the exons ATGGTTTCGCTATCAACTTGGGTTCGATATTTTGCTCACAAGCTCGAATACTCCGTCTCTCTCAGCTGGAAG AACTATAAAGGAGGTCATATTACAGATAGAGAGGTCGGTGATGTTGTTTGGAAAAACTTCTTCCAAGGAAAGTTGACATACACTCACTGGAATAAAGGAGAGGAAATGGCCCCTACTATTGCTGGAAAAGCAGCGACACTTCTTGTTCGGAAATTACCGAATCCTGACCCAAC GCATGTTTTTGTAGGAGATGTTGTGGTCATGAAGGATCCTCAGAAGCCAGATAACTACCTAGTTAGAAGATTAATGGCAGTTGAAGGTTATGAAATGGTTTCTACTGATGAAAAAGAGGAGCCCTTTGTTCTTGACAAGGATCAGTGCTGGGTAGTGGCTGACAATGAAAAGTTGAAAGCAAAG CAGGAAGCAAATGATAGTCGAACATTTGGTCCAGTTCAAATGACAGACATTGTAGGCCGAGTCATATATTGCCTACGAAGTGCCGTAGACCACGGCCGCGTACACAACAG TCATTTCGGCATGCGAAAGGATTTGCCAGTGTTGGAAGTGGAACTCGATGTTGACGAGATGGCAAAGAGTCACAAAGCCTAG
- the LOC107625041 gene encoding uncharacterized protein LOC107625041 isoform X2, with translation MVSLSTWVRYFAHKLEYSVSLSWKNYKGGHITDREVGDVVWKNFFQGKLTYTHWNKGEEMAPTIAGKAATLLVRKLPNPDPTHVFVGDVVVMKDPQKPDNYLVRRLMAVEGYEMVSTDEKEEPFVLDKDQCWVVADNEKLKAKEANDSRTFGPVQMTDIVGRVIYCLRSAVDHGRVHNSHFGMRKDLPVLEVELDVDEMAKSHKA, from the exons ATGGTTTCGCTATCAACTTGGGTTCGATATTTTGCTCACAAGCTCGAATACTCCGTCTCTCTCAGCTGGAAG AACTATAAAGGAGGTCATATTACAGATAGAGAGGTCGGTGATGTTGTTTGGAAAAACTTCTTCCAAGGAAAGTTGACATACACTCACTGGAATAAAGGAGAGGAAATGGCCCCTACTATTGCTGGAAAAGCAGCGACACTTCTTGTTCGGAAATTACCGAATCCTGACCCAAC GCATGTTTTTGTAGGAGATGTTGTGGTCATGAAGGATCCTCAGAAGCCAGATAACTACCTAGTTAGAAGATTAATGGCAGTTGAAGGTTATGAAATGGTTTCTACTGATGAAAAAGAGGAGCCCTTTGTTCTTGACAAGGATCAGTGCTGGGTAGTGGCTGACAATGAAAAGTTGAAAGCAAAG GAAGCAAATGATAGTCGAACATTTGGTCCAGTTCAAATGACAGACATTGTAGGCCGAGTCATATATTGCCTACGAAGTGCCGTAGACCACGGCCGCGTACACAACAG TCATTTCGGCATGCGAAAGGATTTGCCAGTGTTGGAAGTGGAACTCGATGTTGACGAGATGGCAAAGAGTCACAAAGCCTAG
- the LOC107625040 gene encoding mediator of RNA polymerase II transcription subunit 11, protein MDSQGQTTSLQRLQNVEKRIVKVLELAGGVMDELASPLGPRKDVVQNHCLEFMQLIKDIQVALRDEIKSACEYRPFEKCDYGSRIANEICYKKVELIMSQLDAMKQTIDDYHAAV, encoded by the exons ATGGATTCACAGGGACAGACAACTTCTTTGCAGCGACTTCAGAATGTTGAAAAG AGAATTGTCAAGGTTTTGGAGCTTGCAGGAGGAGTCATGGATGAACTTGCAAGCCCTCTAGGTCCTAGGAAAGATGTGGTCCAAAATCACTGCCTTGAATTCATGCAATTAATCAAG GACATCCAAGTGGCATTGCGTGATGAAATTAAAAGTGCATGTGAATATCGTCCATTCGAGAAGTGTGACTATGGGTCAAGAATAGCCAATGAGATTTGCTACAAGAAAGTGGAACTTATTATGTCACAATTGGATGCAATGAAACAGACTATAGATGATTATCATGCAGCAGTATGA
- the LOC107626947 gene encoding agamous-like MADS-box protein AGL16, with protein MENGSEMIKKTKGRQKIEIKRIENKKNCQIAFTKRKDGLLKKANELKSLCDAGVDLIIYSSSGKAYYYGDSSLKTMNMALSNEQQPQGSNQFLGYIMEGMSRMDMQNLIKKNDSLVDRLNAEKERAKTFSRILKTIKNDNITNWWDMIGQSCEKDKEIEEILVVLQQTLKNQISLKIVANQVAVTTVAESVASIFYDGDQTMDQVNPEVIGSYPTHGSMSTFSNIAFATGVNPFDAMRELDDQSTPVWYPSYQHQQGYNGLFLYDVNNRNGVGRNSGDDDIGNHFYHSNSNHNNGGGFFDFLYQNNPFNNGYGRGGFF; from the exons atggagaATGGTAGTgaaatgataaaaaaaactaAAGGGAGACAAAAGATAGAGATAAAGAGGATTGAGAATAAGAAAAATTGTCAAATCGCTTTTACAAAGAGAAAAGACGGCTTGCTGAAAAAGGCAAATGAATTAAAATCTTTATGTGATGCTGGTGTTGATTTGATCATATATTCTTCCAGTGGGAAAGCCTATTACTATGGCGATTCTTCGTTAAAGACAATGAACATGGCTCTCTCAAACGAACAACAACCTCAAGGTAGTAATCAGTTCCTTGGTTACATCATGGAGGGAATGTCTAGGATGGACATGCAAAATCTTATTAAAAAGAACGATTCACTTGTGGATCGATTAAATGCTGAGAAAGAACGAGCCAAAACTTTTTCTAGAATTTTAAAGACAATTAAAAATGACAACATCACCAATTGGTGGGATATGATTGGTCAAAGTTGTGAAAAAGataaagagatagaagaaattctTGTAGTTCTTCAGCAGactttaaaaaatcaaatttcactcaaaATTGTTGCAAATCAGGTTGCAGTTACGACTGTAGCTGAGAGTGTGGCATCTATATTTTATGACGGTG aTCAAACCATGGATCAAGTTAATCCTGAAGTTATTGGATCATACCCTACTCATGGAAGTATGAGTACTTTTTCCAACATAGCATTTGCTACTGGTGTCAACCCTTTTGACGCTATGAGAGAATTGGATGACCAAAGTACCCCTGTTTGGTATCCATCATACCAACACCAACAAGGATATAATGGTCTATTTCTCTACGATGTAAATAACAGGAATGGTGTTGGGAGAAACAGCGGCGACGACGATATTGGAAATCATTTTTACcattcaaattctaaccataacaATGGTGGAGGCTTTTTTGATTTTCTATACCAAAATAATCCATTTAACAATGGTTATGGTCGTGGAGGATTCTTCTAA